In Amycolatopsis jiangsuensis, the following proteins share a genomic window:
- a CDS encoding TetR-like C-terminal domain-containing protein: MAGRPRDPDLEKRLLAAAWARLADEGYDSLSLARVAADAGAHRTDVYRRWPAKARLVTAALAEHLPPIPDVDTGSLYSDLRACLDGLAAAWSAPWIDGLIGLLADLRHDSVAAEAFHEMAQRRGRPMWTAITRAVERGEIAGTPERPLAADLLEGPLMHRQMLTRQPITSEDLDLIAQSVHRLLTGTLVTG, translated from the coding sequence GTGGCCGGTCGTCCACGAGATCCCGATCTCGAGAAACGGTTGCTCGCGGCCGCCTGGGCGCGGCTGGCGGACGAGGGGTACGACTCGCTGAGCCTGGCGCGGGTGGCGGCCGACGCGGGCGCCCACCGGACCGACGTCTACCGGCGGTGGCCTGCCAAGGCCCGGCTCGTGACCGCGGCGCTCGCCGAGCATCTGCCGCCGATCCCCGACGTCGACACCGGTTCGCTGTACTCCGATCTGCGTGCCTGCCTCGACGGGCTGGCGGCCGCCTGGTCCGCCCCGTGGATCGACGGCCTGATCGGCCTGCTCGCCGACCTGCGCCACGATTCCGTTGCCGCGGAAGCCTTCCACGAGATGGCGCAACGCCGTGGCCGTCCGATGTGGACGGCGATCACGCGTGCCGTGGAGCGCGGCGAGATCGCCGGGACACCCGAGCGGCCGCTGGCCGCGGATCTGCTGGAAGGACCCTTGATGCACCGTCAGATGCTGACGCGACAGCCGATCACCTCCGAGGACCTCGACCTGATCGCCCAGTCCGTGCACCGGCTGCTCACCGGAACGCTGGTGACCGGATGA
- a CDS encoding glycoside hydrolase family 2 protein has product MNRRRFLSGGIAIAGGGALGAFGLSGTASASGTTVSSTAAAGRSLCAGGTEIASGWSYAAAGGTALSGGPMAGGAALSGDRLAAGLKPAVVPGTPLTSMTAAGEYPDPVYRHIVTDTVPDTLKDTGYWYRVAFDVPRLIPGQRFWLHFDGINYLATIWLNGSEVGTIEGAFTRGDFDVTDIVAKAHGKAALAVLIGKLDYSEGPLKPSYASGVTRGGRNGGPTGVTLKNGPTFFCTAGWDWLPTIPDRDLGIWRPVTWSTTGPVRLADVHVDPTLSADLRTADVSLGLTLDNASGSARKMVLRGTLAGREFTRTVSVPAGTGTITLTADDVPELRLDRPELWWPNGYGDPYRYRLTVAAESGGQVSDERTVDFGVRRIEYTQRLESPSGDPADCLSITVNNQPILVMGGNWGLDEALKRSPRERLVDQVRLHREANLNLIRNWNGQSSSEDFFEACDENGILVWQDFFSSTEGPGPENTTRDLANIRECIVRFRNHPSILLWCGGNEGPPPQELIDGLDALAAELDPKRAVLTSSAYDTGKNVIAGYTSGGPYHWVTPATHFGTNDGTHWPPFHNEVGSYSIPTLEFIRKMLPESSWEHPDDFWADRDVNGNGGNDGGAGYLDLTAQRYGEVRNLADFARKSQLMNYECIKSIFESHAARMVGASAGKPYPRTGVIMWMTNPAQPSFVWQMYSHDLEAHSSFYAVQHACRRVNVILDAATFDVVVANHTRAPLRGTIAVTLFDLDGKPFSSNTLRVPEASAAGHTVSGNVAAQLKTAPSDIAFARLVFTDSHGKELVRNFYWLENPSRAGGFAGLDEIDPAAISAVASVRRGREVAVDVANIGESMALMLHLQLYDTRTGERVLPATFSDNYLNLAPGESRTVRVPLEARIGSVGVRIDGWKLDQRASRLRGHGVAVTFNQDALSTDPPEPTFAR; this is encoded by the coding sequence GTGAACCGCAGACGGTTCCTGTCCGGCGGCATCGCGATCGCCGGAGGTGGTGCGCTCGGGGCCTTCGGGCTTTCCGGCACCGCGTCCGCATCGGGCACAACTGTTTCGAGCACAGCCGCGGCCGGCCGGTCGCTCTGCGCCGGTGGTACGGAAATCGCGAGTGGCTGGTCCTACGCCGCGGCCGGCGGCACGGCGTTGTCCGGTGGCCCGATGGCCGGTGGCGCGGCGCTGTCCGGCGACCGGCTCGCCGCCGGGCTGAAACCGGCCGTCGTTCCGGGAACCCCGCTCACGAGCATGACCGCGGCCGGCGAGTACCCGGATCCGGTGTACCGCCACATCGTCACCGACACGGTCCCGGACACCCTGAAGGACACCGGCTACTGGTACCGCGTCGCGTTCGACGTGCCGCGGCTGATCCCGGGCCAGCGGTTCTGGCTGCACTTCGACGGCATCAACTACCTGGCAACGATCTGGCTCAACGGCAGCGAAGTGGGCACCATCGAGGGCGCGTTCACGCGTGGCGACTTCGACGTCACCGACATCGTCGCGAAGGCGCACGGCAAGGCCGCCCTCGCGGTGCTGATCGGCAAGCTGGACTACTCCGAAGGCCCGCTGAAGCCGAGCTACGCCAGCGGCGTCACGCGTGGCGGGCGCAACGGCGGCCCGACCGGCGTCACCCTCAAGAACGGGCCGACGTTCTTCTGCACCGCGGGCTGGGACTGGCTGCCCACAATCCCGGACCGGGACCTGGGCATCTGGCGGCCGGTCACGTGGTCCACCACCGGCCCGGTCCGGCTGGCCGACGTGCACGTCGACCCGACGCTGTCGGCGGATCTGCGCACCGCGGACGTATCGCTCGGTCTCACCCTGGACAACGCGTCCGGATCCGCCCGGAAAATGGTGCTGCGGGGGACGCTGGCCGGACGCGAGTTCACCCGCACGGTCTCGGTGCCGGCCGGAACCGGGACGATCACGCTGACCGCCGACGACGTCCCCGAGCTGCGGCTCGACCGGCCGGAACTGTGGTGGCCCAACGGATACGGCGACCCGTACCGCTACCGGCTCACGGTCGCCGCCGAATCCGGCGGGCAGGTCAGCGACGAGCGGACGGTGGACTTCGGGGTCCGGCGGATCGAGTACACCCAGCGGCTGGAGTCGCCGTCCGGCGATCCGGCCGACTGCCTGTCGATCACCGTGAACAACCAGCCGATCCTGGTGATGGGCGGGAACTGGGGGCTGGACGAGGCGCTCAAGCGCAGTCCCCGCGAACGCCTCGTCGACCAGGTGCGGCTGCACCGGGAGGCCAACCTCAACCTGATCCGGAACTGGAACGGCCAGAGCAGCAGCGAGGACTTCTTCGAGGCCTGCGACGAGAACGGCATCCTCGTCTGGCAGGACTTCTTCAGTTCGACCGAGGGCCCCGGACCGGAGAACACGACACGGGACCTGGCCAACATCCGCGAATGCATCGTGCGGTTCCGCAACCACCCGTCGATCCTGCTGTGGTGCGGCGGCAACGAAGGCCCGCCACCGCAGGAGCTGATCGACGGCCTGGACGCGCTGGCCGCGGAACTGGATCCGAAACGCGCTGTGCTGACCAGTTCCGCCTACGACACCGGAAAGAACGTGATCGCGGGCTACACCTCGGGCGGCCCGTACCACTGGGTCACCCCGGCCACGCATTTCGGCACCAACGACGGGACGCACTGGCCGCCGTTCCACAACGAGGTCGGCTCGTACTCGATCCCGACGCTGGAGTTCATCCGGAAAATGCTCCCCGAATCGTCGTGGGAGCATCCGGACGACTTCTGGGCCGACCGCGACGTCAACGGCAACGGGGGCAACGACGGCGGCGCGGGCTACCTCGACCTCACCGCGCAGCGGTACGGCGAAGTGCGCAATCTCGCCGACTTCGCCCGCAAATCGCAGCTGATGAATTACGAGTGCATCAAATCCATCTTCGAATCGCATGCCGCGCGCATGGTGGGTGCCTCGGCCGGAAAGCCGTATCCGCGCACCGGCGTGATCATGTGGATGACGAATCCCGCGCAGCCCAGTTTCGTCTGGCAGATGTACAGTCATGACCTGGAAGCGCATTCGTCCTTCTACGCGGTGCAGCACGCATGTCGGCGGGTCAACGTGATACTCGATGCCGCGACCTTCGATGTCGTGGTGGCCAACCACACCCGGGCACCGCTACGGGGCACGATCGCCGTCACGCTCTTCGACCTGGACGGAAAACCCTTCTCCAGCAACACCTTGCGGGTGCCGGAAGCGTCGGCTGCCGGGCACACCGTATCGGGCAACGTCGCCGCACAGCTGAAAACCGCGCCGTCTGATATCGCCTTCGCACGGCTCGTCTTCACCGATTCGCACGGTAAAGAGCTGGTTCGCAATTTCTACTGGCTCGAGAACCCTTCCCGTGCCGGCGGGTTCGCCGGGCTGGACGAAATCGATCCGGCCGCGATTTCCGCTGTCGCCAGCGTGCGGCGCGGTCGTGAAGTGGCGGTGGACGTGGCCAACATCGGCGAATCCATGGCCTTGATGCTGCATCTGCAACTGTATGACACGCGAACCGGTGAACGTGTGCTGCCCGCGACGTTCAGCGACAACTACCTGAATCTGGCACCGGGTGAATCGCGCACTGTGCGGGTACCGCTGGAGGCCCGCATCGGGAGCGTCGGGGTGCGCATCGACGGCTGGAAGCTGGACCAGCGTGCTTCCCGGCTGCGGGGACACGGCGTCGCGGTCACGTTCAACCAGGACGCGCTGTCCACCGATCCGCCGGAGCCGACCTTCGCCCGGTAG
- a CDS encoding zinc-binding dehydrogenase translates to MARTLPTGRRGRLHSGKTTGPQGLSERGPLLVAAEAIGVGGVDAVIRSGALASYGFTEGFVPGSEVAGRLTPGESVLVRGASGSLGIMTVQLAARGGAGAVAVTTSSAERGARLRELRASRVLGRDGERGTGYDVIIDVVAGPGLPVFFDRLNPNGRLVVVGAVAGRPPADFGTKLMAAFQRSLSFATFSAATVPGTEQRVVRAGQFEAAARGALQAVVHEVLPLHEAVAAHRKMADGEVFGRIVLTPR, encoded by the coding sequence ATGGCGCGGACCCTCCCGACGGGCCGGCGCGGACGTCTTCATTCCGGCAAGACGACAGGACCGCAAGGACTTTCGGAACGCGGGCCTCTGCTCGTCGCCGCCGAGGCGATCGGCGTCGGCGGGGTCGACGCGGTGATCCGGAGCGGCGCGCTCGCGTCGTACGGCTTCACCGAAGGGTTCGTCCCCGGCAGCGAGGTCGCGGGCCGTCTCACACCCGGCGAGTCGGTCCTGGTGCGCGGTGCGTCGGGCAGCCTCGGGATCATGACGGTGCAGCTCGCCGCCCGCGGCGGGGCGGGGGCGGTGGCGGTCACCACGTCGTCGGCCGAACGTGGTGCGCGGTTGCGGGAGCTGAGGGCGAGCCGGGTTCTCGGCCGGGACGGCGAACGCGGCACCGGGTACGACGTCATCATCGACGTGGTGGCGGGGCCCGGTCTGCCGGTGTTCTTCGACCGGCTCAACCCGAACGGACGGCTCGTGGTGGTCGGCGCGGTCGCCGGCCGGCCACCGGCGGACTTCGGCACGAAACTGATGGCTGCGTTCCAGAGGTCGCTGTCGTTCGCCACGTTCAGCGCGGCCACCGTGCCCGGGACCGAGCAACGAGTGGTGCGGGCCGGACAGTTCGAGGCCGCTGCCCGTGGTGCACTGCAGGCGGTGGTGCACGAGGTGCTGCCACTGCACGAAGCCGTTGCAGCGCACCGGAAAATGGCCGACGGCGAGGTGTTCGGCCGGATCGTGCTGACGCCACGGTGA
- a CDS encoding GNAT family N-acetyltransferase, translated as MQLQLRPATEDDVDALLSILNTAIPWLTERGLDQWYGVPWRAEELTPGIAAGIVHLVSDGATPVATMTLNPDADPAFWQPADEPRCALYLTHFGVDRSRGGQGIGTWMIDQAAHRAAGDGKQWLRLDAWKSNTALHAYYRRQGFRHLRTVDVPGRGTGALFQRPTD; from the coding sequence GTGCAGCTCCAGCTCCGCCCCGCCACCGAGGACGACGTCGACGCGCTGCTCTCGATCCTCAACACGGCGATCCCCTGGCTCACTGAGCGCGGCCTGGATCAGTGGTACGGAGTGCCGTGGCGCGCCGAGGAACTCACCCCCGGAATCGCCGCGGGGATCGTGCACCTCGTGAGCGACGGGGCCACCCCCGTCGCGACGATGACCCTCAACCCCGACGCCGACCCGGCATTCTGGCAACCGGCCGACGAGCCGCGGTGCGCGCTGTACCTCACCCACTTCGGTGTGGACCGCTCTCGCGGCGGACAGGGCATCGGAACGTGGATGATCGATCAGGCAGCACATCGGGCCGCCGGCGACGGCAAGCAGTGGTTACGTTTGGACGCTTGGAAAAGCAACACCGCCTTGCACGCCTACTACCGACGCCAGGGCTTCCGCCACCTCCGCACGGTCGACGTCCCCGGCCGCGGCACCGGCGCCCTGTTCCAGCGCCCGACGGACTGA
- a CDS encoding ROK family transcriptional regulator codes for MSTASTAEPPMVETRHQTRLLTQLRDEGPMSRVELGERLDLPRARVGAEVARLAEVGLVETAGPSASRGGRRSTLVRLAGDLRVLAVDVGATSVGVALTDGSCEVLAHTVEGCDVRQGPHVVLKRVGELAETIRDEAPGRLIAAGIGLPGPVSFAEGMAVAPPIMPGWDRFSVRDHLGGLLGCPITVDNDVNAMALGERHAGVARSTDDLVFVKIGTGIGCGIVLGGKVYRGVAGTAGDIGHIRLDDYGPTCVCGETGCLEAYFGGAALARDGLTLARSGRSGFLADVVADRGAITAQDVGRAAAAGDFGAVNLIRDGGRRLGQVVASLVSFVNPGMVVIGGGVAQLGHSLLAEIRSSVYRRSLPLATGNLPIVLSELGDTAGVIGAAWSATDRAFTLTS; via the coding sequence ATGAGCACGGCATCCACCGCGGAACCTCCGATGGTCGAAACGCGGCACCAGACCCGGCTGCTCACCCAGTTGCGCGACGAGGGACCGATGTCCCGGGTCGAACTGGGGGAGCGGCTGGACCTGCCGCGGGCCCGCGTGGGTGCCGAGGTCGCGCGGCTGGCCGAGGTCGGGCTCGTGGAGACGGCGGGCCCGTCGGCGAGCCGGGGTGGCCGGCGGTCGACCCTGGTGCGGCTGGCCGGTGACCTCCGTGTGCTGGCGGTCGACGTCGGCGCCACGTCGGTCGGGGTCGCGCTCACCGACGGCTCGTGCGAGGTGCTGGCGCACACCGTCGAGGGATGCGACGTGCGGCAGGGGCCGCATGTGGTGCTCAAGCGGGTCGGCGAGCTGGCGGAGACGATCCGTGACGAGGCTCCCGGCCGGTTGATCGCCGCGGGCATCGGGCTGCCAGGGCCGGTGAGCTTCGCCGAGGGCATGGCGGTCGCGCCGCCGATCATGCCCGGCTGGGACCGGTTCTCGGTCCGCGACCACCTGGGCGGGCTGCTGGGCTGCCCGATCACCGTGGACAACGACGTGAACGCGATGGCACTCGGCGAACGGCACGCCGGGGTCGCCCGCTCCACCGACGACCTGGTGTTCGTCAAGATCGGTACCGGCATCGGCTGCGGCATCGTGCTCGGCGGCAAGGTCTACCGCGGAGTCGCCGGCACGGCGGGCGACATCGGGCACATCCGGCTCGACGACTACGGGCCGACCTGCGTCTGCGGAGAGACCGGCTGTCTCGAGGCGTACTTCGGCGGCGCGGCGCTGGCCCGCGACGGCCTGACGCTCGCACGCAGCGGCCGCTCGGGTTTTCTCGCCGACGTCGTCGCCGACCGCGGGGCGATCACCGCGCAGGACGTCGGCCGTGCCGCCGCCGCCGGCGATTTCGGCGCAGTCAACCTGATCCGCGACGGCGGACGGCGGCTCGGCCAGGTCGTCGCCTCGCTGGTCAGCTTCGTGAACCCCGGCATGGTCGTCATCGGCGGCGGGGTGGCCCAGCTGGGCCACTCGCTGCTGGCCGAAATCCGCAGCTCGGTCTACCGTCGTTCGCTCCCGCTGGCGACCGGCAACCTGCCGATCGTGCTCTCCGAACTGGGCGACACGGCCGGCGTCATCGGCGCGGCCTGGTCGGCCACGGACCGGGCCTTCACCCTGACCAGCTGA
- a CDS encoding amidase, protein MSELHELSAGQQLRALRAREVSSAELTRHYLSRIDRLGGELGAFVTVTHERALEAATEADERLSRGAQAPLLGLPIGIKDLHATAGIPTSSGSAALAGHVPADDAWTVGLLRKAGAVVAGKTNAPEFGATCYTENDVTPRPAVTPYAPGRYSSGSSGGAASAVAAGLLPVAHASDGAGSTRTPASTCHLVGVKPSRGLVSLAPATGFFSTGIEGPIARTVGDAALLLDVMARPWPGDLYGWRPETSFTAAVDQRPERPLKIAMWSATGFDGEEPHPEAVRAVQRTAAVLTGLGHDVREIAIPAAYEDPVLQAIERWFGFAIATGVPAAVPVERRELLTPYTRHLLALGESLSGVDAMLTQTILARYASTFLAALDEFDVALTPTTNGPAVPLGHFLERGVESVARRMLAWSCYTPWANLTGSPAITLPAHLDDEGVPVGVQLAGRPRRDAELLALSAQLEEAKLWDEVHPPCWNR, encoded by the coding sequence ATGAGCGAGCTGCACGAGCTGTCCGCCGGGCAGCAGCTGCGAGCCCTGCGCGCCCGCGAAGTCTCCTCGGCCGAGCTGACCCGGCACTACCTGAGTCGCATCGATCGGCTCGGCGGCGAACTCGGCGCGTTCGTCACGGTCACGCACGAGCGAGCACTCGAAGCAGCCACCGAGGCCGACGAACGGTTGTCGCGCGGTGCACAGGCGCCCCTGCTCGGCCTCCCGATCGGCATCAAGGACCTGCACGCGACCGCCGGGATTCCCACCAGCTCGGGCTCGGCCGCGCTGGCCGGCCACGTCCCGGCGGACGACGCCTGGACGGTGGGCCTGCTCCGGAAGGCCGGCGCGGTCGTGGCCGGCAAGACGAACGCGCCCGAGTTCGGCGCGACCTGTTACACCGAAAACGACGTGACACCGCGGCCGGCGGTCACGCCGTACGCACCGGGCCGCTATTCGAGTGGTTCCAGTGGCGGCGCGGCCTCCGCGGTCGCGGCCGGGCTCCTGCCGGTGGCCCACGCCAGCGACGGCGCGGGCTCGACCCGGACCCCGGCGTCGACCTGCCATCTCGTGGGGGTGAAGCCGAGCAGGGGTCTGGTGAGCCTGGCCCCGGCGACGGGATTCTTCAGCACCGGCATCGAAGGCCCGATCGCCCGTACGGTGGGGGACGCCGCGCTGCTCCTCGACGTCATGGCCCGGCCGTGGCCCGGCGACCTGTACGGCTGGCGACCCGAGACCAGCTTCACCGCCGCCGTCGACCAGCGCCCGGAGCGTCCGTTGAAGATCGCGATGTGGAGCGCGACGGGATTCGACGGGGAAGAGCCCCATCCGGAAGCGGTGCGGGCAGTGCAGCGCACCGCGGCCGTACTCACCGGACTCGGGCACGACGTACGGGAAATCGCGATCCCGGCCGCGTACGAAGACCCAGTGCTGCAAGCGATCGAGCGCTGGTTCGGGTTCGCGATCGCCACCGGGGTGCCGGCAGCCGTTCCCGTGGAACGACGAGAGCTGCTCACGCCCTACACCCGGCATCTTCTCGCGCTCGGCGAAAGCCTCTCCGGCGTCGATGCGATGCTGACCCAGACGATTCTCGCCCGCTACGCCAGCACGTTCCTCGCCGCACTCGACGAGTTCGACGTCGCCTTGACCCCCACCACCAACGGTCCCGCCGTCCCGTTGGGACATTTCCTCGAGCGTGGTGTCGAATCCGTGGCGCGCCGGATGCTGGCCTGGTCGTGCTACACCCCGTGGGCCAATCTCACCGGCTCGCCGGCGATCACGCTTCCGGCGCATCTGGACGATGAGGGCGTGCCTGTCGGCGTGCAGCTCGCGGGCCGTCCCCGCCGCGACGCCGAGCTGCTCGCGCTCAGCGCGCAGCTCGAAGAGGCGAAGCTCTGGGACGAAGTCCATCCACCCTGCTGGAACCGCTGA
- a CDS encoding HpcH/HpaI aldolase/citrate lyase family protein produces MNLEAARSLLFVPGDRPDRFAKAEAGGADGVVLDLEDAVGAGHKAEAREHVRAWLAEGHPAIVRVNAPGTPWFADDVTAVGSQAVAVMVPKAEDPSALPQGVPVIPLLETALGIARANSVCAAPAVVRPAFGSVDLAAQLGVDHRSHEALRHARSAVVLAAAAAGRPGPIDGVTTAVDDAAALSADIAEAVLLGFTAKLCIHPRQVEAVRRGFAPSAADVEWARGVLAAASEGSVAVYEGQMVDRPVVLRAEAVLARAE; encoded by the coding sequence GTGAACCTCGAGGCAGCGCGTTCGCTGCTGTTCGTGCCCGGGGACCGGCCGGACCGGTTCGCCAAGGCCGAAGCCGGCGGCGCCGACGGGGTGGTGCTCGATCTCGAGGACGCCGTCGGTGCCGGGCACAAGGCGGAGGCACGCGAGCACGTGCGCGCGTGGCTGGCCGAGGGGCACCCGGCGATCGTGCGGGTCAACGCTCCCGGCACGCCGTGGTTCGCGGACGACGTCACCGCGGTCGGCTCACAAGCCGTGGCGGTGATGGTTCCCAAAGCCGAGGACCCGTCCGCGCTTCCGCAGGGCGTACCGGTCATCCCGCTGCTGGAAACCGCGTTGGGCATCGCCCGGGCGAACTCCGTGTGTGCGGCGCCGGCAGTGGTCCGGCCGGCGTTCGGCAGCGTGGACCTGGCCGCACAGCTCGGAGTCGACCACCGCTCGCACGAGGCGCTGCGGCACGCGCGCTCCGCGGTGGTGCTGGCCGCGGCCGCCGCGGGACGGCCGGGACCGATCGACGGGGTGACCACCGCGGTGGACGACGCGGCCGCCCTGTCGGCGGACATCGCCGAAGCAGTACTTCTGGGCTTTACCGCGAAGTTGTGCATCCATCCCCGTCAGGTCGAGGCGGTGCGCCGCGGTTTCGCACCCTCGGCCGCGGACGTGGAGTGGGCCCGGGGAGTGCTCGCCGCGGCGTCGGAAGGGTCGGTCGCGGTGTACGAGGGCCAGATGGTCGACCGGCCGGTGGTCCTGCGCGCTGAGGCTGTTCTCGCCCGTGCGGAGTGA
- a CDS encoding alpha/beta fold hydrolase — MAVLNPGDGLTERIVALPGGRRIRTIVAGEGPGPLVVFEAGMSAPAAEWVHTQREVSARARTLSYDRAGYGGSDPDPAARSLERIVEDLAALLDAVGETAPVVLAGHSWGGPIIRLFAERYPERVAGLVFVDSTLAELMSPRQVRILAVVFRVMAVLARIGATGPIERFTFPRGFAPEIGEPDRAIMLRDHASVRAMRAGIRESTQIMSAIPVMRRLQDAGTPDVPTVCLQGGRVDRGMAKMRPLFNRTADELMSAAKQGRMVVVEDAGHLIPQESPAIVRETIFEVLDAAG; from the coding sequence ATGGCAGTACTGAATCCGGGCGACGGCCTGACCGAGCGGATCGTCGCCCTCCCCGGCGGACGCCGAATTCGCACCATCGTGGCAGGCGAGGGACCCGGCCCGTTGGTCGTCTTCGAGGCCGGGATGAGTGCGCCCGCCGCCGAGTGGGTCCACACGCAGCGGGAGGTCAGCGCGCGGGCACGCACACTCAGCTACGACCGCGCCGGCTACGGTGGCAGCGACCCCGATCCCGCGGCCCGTTCCCTGGAGCGCATTGTCGAAGACTTGGCCGCACTGCTCGACGCCGTAGGCGAAACCGCGCCGGTCGTGCTCGCCGGGCACAGCTGGGGCGGGCCGATCATCCGGCTGTTCGCCGAGCGTTATCCGGAACGCGTCGCCGGGCTCGTCTTCGTCGACTCCACGCTGGCCGAGCTGATGTCGCCCCGGCAGGTCCGGATCCTCGCGGTCGTGTTCCGCGTCATGGCCGTCCTGGCCAGGATCGGCGCGACCGGACCGATCGAGCGCTTCACCTTTCCCCGCGGCTTCGCCCCGGAAATCGGCGAACCCGATCGGGCGATCATGCTGCGGGACCACGCGTCCGTGCGGGCCATGCGGGCCGGGATCCGGGAGTCGACACAGATCATGTCCGCGATCCCGGTCATGCGCCGTCTGCAGGACGCGGGAACACCCGACGTGCCCACCGTCTGCCTGCAGGGTGGCCGGGTGGACCGTGGGATGGCGAAGATGCGGCCACTGTTCAACCGGACCGCGGACGAGCTGATGTCCGCTGCGAAGCAGGGCCGGATGGTCGTGGTCGAGGACGCCGGCCACCTCATCCCGCAGGAGTCGCCCGCCATCGTGCGCGAGACGATTTTCGAGGTGCTCGACGCGGCCGGCTGA
- a CDS encoding LLM class F420-dependent oxidoreductase translates to MRFAIKTSPQDTVWADMLSVWQAADEIELFESAWTFDHFYPIFSDPTGPCLEGWVTLTALAQATRRLRLGTLVSGIHYRHPALLANMAATLDIVSGGRLEIGIGAGWNEEESGAYGLRLGPVKERSDRFEEACEVLVGLLTRETTTFQGEYYQLTDARCEPKALQTPHPPLCIGGSGEKRTLRTTAKYAQHWNFVGGTPEEFARKRDVLHRHCADVGRDPAEITLSAHVRLSPEADYAKVAAEAEALGEAGLDLAIVYLPPPHTPAVLEPLAKALEPLR, encoded by the coding sequence ATGCGATTCGCCATCAAGACTTCGCCGCAGGACACCGTCTGGGCGGACATGCTTTCGGTCTGGCAGGCCGCCGACGAGATCGAGCTGTTCGAGTCCGCGTGGACGTTCGACCACTTCTACCCCATTTTCTCGGACCCGACCGGCCCGTGCCTGGAAGGCTGGGTCACGCTCACCGCGCTCGCCCAGGCCACCCGGCGGCTGCGGCTCGGCACGCTGGTCAGCGGAATCCACTACCGGCACCCGGCACTGCTCGCGAACATGGCCGCGACGCTCGACATCGTCTCCGGCGGGCGGCTGGAGATCGGGATCGGCGCCGGCTGGAACGAGGAGGAATCCGGTGCCTACGGGCTGCGGCTCGGCCCGGTCAAGGAGCGCAGTGACCGGTTCGAGGAGGCCTGCGAGGTGCTCGTCGGGCTGCTGACCCGGGAGACCACCACCTTCCAGGGCGAGTACTACCAGCTGACCGACGCGCGCTGCGAACCGAAGGCGCTCCAGACCCCGCATCCGCCGCTGTGCATCGGCGGCAGCGGCGAGAAGCGCACCCTGCGCACCACCGCGAAGTACGCCCAGCACTGGAATTTCGTCGGTGGCACGCCGGAGGAGTTCGCCCGCAAGCGCGACGTGCTGCACCGGCACTGCGCCGATGTCGGCCGCGATCCGGCCGAGATCACGTTGTCGGCACACGTGCGGCTCTCCCCCGAGGCCGACTACGCGAAGGTCGCCGCGGAGGCCGAAGCACTCGGCGAAGCGGGCCTGGACCTGGCGATCGTCTACCTCCCGCCGCCGCACACGCCGGCCGTGCTGGAGCCGCTGGCCAAGGCACTCGAACCGCTGCGCTGA
- a CDS encoding FAS1-like dehydratase domain-containing protein, which yields MLERTELLVSGPAQALGALLDVPVPDLGQEGLPPLWHWIYLLDRPAQADLGPDGHAERGVLPEPPGPGRRRMWAGGQVRTRGPLRCGEPATRTAEVLSVQEKHGRSGPLTFVSVGHRIRQGGRLVVEERQDIVYRDASGAVTVPDAGPVVPAADDEWPIEVTPALLFRFSALTYNAHRIHYDRDYARAVEGYPGLLTHGPLQALAMAEAARARGCTGDVLFDYRLVSPLFDDQGMVVRAVAEGNLVTAGVRDRYGRRTATAEMRRAGS from the coding sequence GTGCTTGAACGCACCGAGCTGCTGGTGTCCGGCCCCGCGCAGGCGTTGGGTGCGTTGCTGGACGTGCCGGTGCCCGACCTCGGCCAGGAAGGCCTGCCGCCGCTGTGGCATTGGATCTACCTGCTCGACCGGCCGGCGCAGGCAGACCTCGGTCCGGACGGGCACGCCGAGCGGGGCGTGCTGCCCGAACCACCCGGCCCCGGCAGGCGGCGGATGTGGGCGGGTGGCCAGGTCCGCACCCGCGGGCCGCTGCGGTGCGGCGAGCCCGCGACGCGGACCGCGGAAGTGCTTTCCGTACAGGAGAAGCACGGCCGATCCGGACCGCTGACGTTCGTGTCGGTGGGGCATCGGATCCGACAGGGCGGGCGGCTCGTCGTCGAGGAACGCCAGGACATCGTGTACCGCGACGCGTCCGGCGCGGTGACAGTGCCGGACGCCGGGCCGGTGGTCCCCGCGGCGGACGACGAGTGGCCGATCGAGGTGACGCCGGCTCTGTTGTTCCGCTTCTCCGCGCTGACCTACAACGCCCACCGCATTCATTACGACCGCGACTACGCGCGCGCCGTCGAGGGCTACCCGGGCCTGCTGACGCACGGTCCTCTGCAAGCGCTCGCGATGGCCGAGGCCGCCCGTGCCCGCGGCTGCACAGGCGACGTGCTGTTCGACTACCGTCTGGTCTCGCCGTTGTTCGACGACCAGGGCATGGTGGTGCGGGCCGTCGCCGAAGGCAACCTGGTCACCGCTGGGGTGCGGGACCGCTACGGCCGCCGCACGGCGACCGCCGAGATGCGGAGGGCGGGCTCGTGA